DNA sequence from the Acidimicrobiia bacterium genome:
GCTGCAGCTCGACGGCGGCGTCGAGAATCGCCGCGTTGCGCCTGCGAGTCGCCACCATCGTCGCCAGCCGGCGCAGCTGGATGCGGCCGATCGCCGCCTGGCTCTCCGTGAGCCTCCCGTTCGTGCCGAACCCGGTGTGCAGCCAGCGGAAGCCCGGGGGGTGCTCGGCGTAGACCAGATCGTGGTTCTTGCCGTGGTCCTTCAACGACCACATGGCGTCCCACAGGTCAGGGCGGCTGGTCACGACCATGCCCCCCTCGCCGGCCGTAGTGATGATCTTGTCCTGACACATCGAGAAGCAGCCGACGCTGCCGAACGTCCCGACGAGACGGCCGGCGACCTTGGCACCGTGCGCTTGGGCACAGTCCTCGATGATCTCGAGCCCCCGTTCCTCGGCAAGGGCTGCGATCGCCGGCATGTCGGCCGGCCACCCGCCGAGGTGGACGACGACGATCGCCCGTGTCTCAGGTGTCAGGGCTGCCGCGATCGTCTCGGCGGTGAGATTGCCGCCGATCGGCTCGACGTCGGCGAACACCGGTCGAGCCCCGGAACGCGCCACGGAGGAGATCGTTGCCACGAACGTCCTCGGTGGGACGATGACATCGTCGCCCGGCCCCAGCCGGAGCGCTTCGATGGCGACCTCGAGGGCGACGGTTCCATTGGAGAGCGCGATCGCGTACGGGAGATGGTGATATGCGGCGAACTCCTCCTCGAAGGCACGCCCTTCGCCACCCGTCCAGTAGTTGACCCGCCCGGAAGCGAGGACTTCCCCCGCCGCGGCGATCTCCTCCTCGTCGTAGCTCGGCCACGGCGGCATCGCCGAAGTCCGCACCGGGGTTCCTCCGACGACGGCCAACTCGTCGAGGGCAGCGCGCCGCGTCACGACATCATCCCCGGCGTATGAGCATCGATACCCGAGGCGACGATTCGCCGAAGTGCCTCGACGACATCGTCGCCGGAGCGCGCCGTGCCCAAAGCCGACAGCTCGGACGGATCGAGCGGCGGGACCCGGTATCGCCACAGCAGCTCGTGTGGCTGGTCGAGCTTCTCGTCGTCCGCCGAGAACAGGATCTCATGGAGCTTCTCGCCGTTGCGCAGCCCGGTGTACTCGATGCTCGGCGGGATCCCGGGTGAGACCTCGGCGGCGAGCAGGTTCGCCAGCTCCACGATCCTGACCGGCTCGCCCATG
Encoded proteins:
- a CDS encoding DegT/DnrJ/EryC1/StrS family aminotransferase, whose translation is MTRRAALDELAVVGGTPVRTSAMPPWPSYDEEEIAAAGEVLASGRVNYWTGGEGRAFEEEFAAYHHLPYAIALSNGTVALEVAIEALRLGPGDDVIVPPRTFVATISSVARSGARPVFADVEPIGGNLTAETIAAALTPETRAIVVVHLGGWPADMPAIAALAEERGLEIIEDCAQAHGAKVAGRLVGTFGSVGCFSMCQDKIITTAGEGGMVVTSRPDLWDAMWSLKDHGKNHDLVYAEHPPGFRWLHTGFGTNGRLTESQAAIGRIQLRRLATMVATRRRNAAILDAAVELQPALRMAAPAEGVEPSYYKYYTHVRRDRLASGWDRDRIMAAINAEGVPCFVGSCSEVYLEAAFAEELRPPRRLPVARQLGETSLMFLVHPTLTEGDMGDAAAAVAKVMAHATG